The following coding sequences lie in one Apium graveolens cultivar Ventura chromosome 1, ASM990537v1, whole genome shotgun sequence genomic window:
- the LOC141714253 gene encoding heat shock cognate 70 kDa protein 2-like, with translation MLSRFVIRAGCSVCRVNRGVGTDARRLIGRKFYDSTVQSEMKLWPFRVIGDHADKPKIVVSYKSVEKQFSPEELSSMVLLKMKEIAEDYLGKKVNNVVVTVPAHFNDSQRQATKDAATIDGLNVLRLLVESTAAAVAYGIDKNLTSSSVGEKVVLIFDLGGGTFDVSLLKIKKDNFEVLATAGNTHLGGEDFDNRMLNYFVEEFKRKHRKDITRNSKSIRRLRNECEKTKRIISHNVVTTINVDTLYGGIDHSTKVTHAKFEDLNLDLFRSCLDTVEDCLKDAKMDKSSVHDVVLVGGSTRIPKIQLLHQFFDGKELCKNINPDEAVAYGA, from the exons ATGTTATCTCGCTTCGTGATTAGAGCTGGTTGCAGTGTTTGTAGGGTAAACAGAGGGGTAGGGACAG ATGCTAGAAGGTTGATTGGAAGGAAATTTTACGATTCGACTGTACAAAGTGAAATGAAGCTCTGGCCATTTAGGGTTATTGGTGACCATGCTGACAAGCCCAAGATAGTTGTGAGTTACAAATCTGTGGAGAAACAATTCTCTCCCGAGGAGTTATCTTCTATGGTTCTTCTTAAGATGAAGGAAATTGCCGAAGATTACCTTGGAAAAAAAGTAAACAATGTTGTTGTTACTGTACCTGCACATTTTAACGACTCTCAAAGACAAGCTACCAAAGATGCAGCTACAATAGATGGACTTAATGTATTGCGGCTCCTTGTTGAGTCGACAGCTGCTGCAGTTGCTTATGGTATTGACAAAAATCTTACAAGTAGTTCGGTAGGAGAGAAAGTTGTCCTTATTTTTGATCTCGGAGGGGGTACTTTTGATGTTTCTcttcttaaaattaaaaaggataaTTTTGAAGTACTAGCTACTGCGGGCAACACTCACCTTGGTGGTGAGGATTTTGATAACCGTATGTTAAACTATTTTGTCGAGGAGTTTAAGAGGAAGCATAGAAAGGACATTACTCGAAATTCAAAATCTATTAGAAGATTGAGGAACGAATGTGAAAAGACGAAAAGAATTATCTCACATAATGTCGTAACAACTATTAATGTAGACACTTTGTATGGAGGAATTGATCACTCCACAAAAGTAACTCATGCCAAATTTGAGGATTTAAACTTGGATCTTTTCAGAAGTTGTTTGGATACTGTGGAGGATTGTCTGAAGGATGCAAAGATGGACAAAAGCAGTGTCCATGATGTTGTGCTCGTGGGTGGATCTACTAGAATTCCAAAAATACAACTACTGCATCAGTTTTTTGATGGGAAGGAACTATGTAAGAACATAAATCCCGATGAGGCCGTTGCCTACGGTGCTTGA
- the LOC141714258 gene encoding heat shock cognate 70 kDa protein-like, with the protein MKLWPFRVIGDHADKPKIVVSYKSVEKQFSPEELSSMVLLKMKEIAEDYLGKKVKNVVVTVPAHFNDSQRQATKDVATIAGLNVLQLLVEPTAAAVAYGIDKNLTSSSAGEKVVLVFDLGGGTFDVSLLKIEKDKFEVLATAGDTHLGGEDFDNRMLNYFVEEFKRKHRKDISRNAKSLRRLRNACEKAKRILSQNATTTIDVDSLYEGINYSTKITRARFDDLNLDLFRSCMDTVEKCVDDAEMDKSDIHDVVLVGGSTRIPKVQQPLQQFFDRKELCKNINPDEAVAYGADVQAATLSGEDSHKIKNLVLLDVTPLSLGIAVKGVLMSVIIPRNTTIPMSMQKVFRTARDGQKCVKISVYEGERTRTEDNNLLGEFVLSGLPPAPWGEVEFTVTFRIDANGLLNVSAENEDTGLKNRIKINKRGMLTKEEIDRMVTDAEKFKAEDEEFRRKIKAMQEFENCIYNMRDESERNYELETSIKKMISYSFKEAIKWLEANPNAEVYEYEYKKQQFKALSNQLIPGISGIRLEEIE; encoded by the coding sequence ATGAAGCTCTGGCCATTTAGGGTTATTGGTGACCATGCTGACAAGCCCAAGATAGTTGTGAGTTACAAATCTGTGGAGAAACAATTCTCTCCCGAGGAGTTATCTTCTATGGTTCttctgaagatgaaggaaattGCTGAAGATTATCTTGGAAAGAAAGTGAAGAATGTTGTTGTTACTGTACCTGCACATTTTAACGACTCGCAAAGACAAGCTACCAAAGATGTAGCTACAATAGCTGGACTTAATGTGTTGCAGCTCCTTGTTGAGCCGACAGCTGCAGCAGTTGCTTATGGTATTGACAAAAATCTTACAAGTAGTTCGGCAGGAGAGAAAGTTGTCCTTGTTTTTGATCTTGGTGGTGGTACTTTTGATGTTTCTCTTCTTAAGATTGAAAAGGATAAGTTTGAAGTACTAGCTACTGCTGGCGACACTCACCTTGGTGGTGAGGATTTTGATAACCGTATGTTAAACTATTTTGTCGAGGAGTTCAAAAGGAAGCACAGAAAGGATATTTCTCGAAATGCTAAATCTCTTAGAAGATTGAGGAATGCTTGTGAAAAGGCCAAGAGAATCCTCTCACAGAATGCTACAACAACTATTGATGTAGATTCTTTGTATGAAGGAATTAATTACAGTACAAAAATCACCCGTGCCAGATTTGACGATTTAAACTTGGATCTTTTTAGAAGTTGTATGGATACTGTGGAAAAGTGTGTGGACGATGCTGAGATGGATAAAAGCGATATCCATGATGTTGTACTTGTGGGTGGATCTACTAGAATCCCGAAAGTGCAACAGCCGTTGCAACAGTTTTTTGATAGAAAGGAACTTTGCAAGAATATAAATCCTGATGAGGCAGTTGCCTATGGTGCTGATGTTCAAGCTGCTACATTAAGTGGGGAGGATAGTCATAAGATTAAGAATTTGGTTTTGCTTGATGTTACTCCTTTGTCTCTTGGGATTGCAGTCAAAGGTGTGTTGATGTCTGTTATTATTCCCAGGAACACGACTATTCCAATGTCAATGCAAAAAGTATTCCGTACTGCTCGTGATGGTCAAAAATGTGTTAAGATCAGTGTTTATGAGGGGGAGAGAACAAGAACTGAAGATAATAATTTACTGGGAGAGTTTGTCCTATCCGGCCTGCCACCTGCCCCATGGGGTGAAGTTGAATTTACAGTAACCTTTAGAATTGATGCTAATGGTTTACTAAATGTTTCTGCTGAGAATGAGGATACCGGGCtgaaaaatagaattaaaattAACAAAAGAGGAATGCTCACGAAGGAGGAGATTGATAGAATGGTAACAGATGCTGAAAAATTCAAAGCTGAAGACGAGGAGTTCAGGAGAAAGATTAAGGCAATGCAAGAATTtgagaattgtatatataacaTGAGGGACGAAAGCGAAAGAAATTATGAGCTTGAAACTTCTATTAAGAAGATGATTAGTTATTCTTTCAAGGAAGCTATTAAGTGGCTAGAGGCAAACCCAAATGCTGAAGTTTACGAGTATGAGTACAAGAAGCAGCAATTCAAAGCATTAAGCAATCAACTTATTCCTGGAATTTCAGGCATCAGGTTAGAAGAAATTGAATAA